A single genomic interval of Zingiber officinale cultivar Zhangliang chromosome 4A, Zo_v1.1, whole genome shotgun sequence harbors:
- the LOC121972888 gene encoding E3 ubiquitin-protein ligase RNF144A-like translates to MEAEQFSDLIHLVDDSYFSALSSAGEELFPISDEKYAEQLQFQEVLISASQMARPPASTLIRIREKGESSSSSSSSSLASPSPATFFCKICMDAPPDADMFTNGSCSHSFCRDCLGRYVGEKIKENILTVKCPEVNCRSILEPQSFRGMIPREVLDRWEAAACEATILGMNRIYCPFKGCSAALVVDDEDGGVAALKEAECPHCRRLFCASCKVGWHAGLSCSEFQRLGTDERRREDLLLMEVAKEKGWRRCPKCKFFVEKTAGCLHITCRCGHEFCYGCGSKWATIHASCSTPN, encoded by the coding sequence ATGGAAGCAGAGCAGTTCTCCGACCTGATTCACCTGGTCGATGACTCGTACTTCTCGGCGCTGTCCTCCGCCGGCGAAGAGCTTTTTCCGATCTCCGACGAGAAGTACGCCGAGCAACTTCAGTTTCAGGAAGTTCTCATTTCTGCATCCCAAATGGCTAGGCCACCGGCTTCCACCTTAATTAGGATCAGGGAGAAGGGTGAGTCTTCGTCTTCATCTTCGTCTTCGTCTCTGGCTTCGCCTTCTCCGGCAACTTTCTTCTGCAAGATCTGCATGGATGCACCTCCCGACGCCGATATGTTCACTAACGGCAGCTGCTCCCACTCTTTCTGCCGCGACTGCCTCGGTCGCTACGTCGGCGAAAAGATTAAGGAGAATATATTGACGGTGAAATGCCCGGAGGTCAACTGCAGGAGCATCCTCGAGCCGCAGAGTTTCCGCGGCATGATACCCCGCGAGGTGCTCGACCGGTGGGAGGCAGCGGCGTGCGAGGCCACCATCCTCGGAATGAACCGGATTTACTGCCCGTTCAAGGGATGTTCGGCGGCGTTGGTGGTGGACGATGAGGACGGCGGAGTGGCGGCTTTAAAGGAGGCCGAGTGCCCGCACTGTCGGCGACTGTTCTGCGCGTCGTGCAAGGTGGGATGGCACGCCGGGTTGAGCTGCTCGGAGTTCCAGAGGCTGGGGACGGACGAGAGGAGGAGGGAAGACTTGCTGCTGATGGAGGTGGCGAAGGAGAAGGGGTGGAGGCGGTGCCCCAAGTGCAAGTTCTTCGTGGAGAAGACGGCCGGATGCCTGCACATCACTTGCAGGTGTGGCCACGAGTTCTGCTACGGATGTGGATCAAAATGGGCAACAATTCACGCGAGTTGCAGTACTCCAAATTAA